A window of Gossypium raimondii isolate GPD5lz chromosome 7, ASM2569854v1, whole genome shotgun sequence genomic DNA:
cttaaaatcaagattttaaagcaaaattaacatttcaaattcatgtatttattatgaattagatgaattttgataaaGTTGAAGATGAGATTATTGTAACATTAATCTTTAAAAAGTAGTTTTGATGAAGAAGAGGTAGTAAGGCCACATATACTAATTATTATCTAGGATCTTTgagaattttttctttagtgttCATATTATGGCTTTCATCCATTCGTGATGtgttatcttatttttttatgaaactatattattatatctaattatatatttatggttttatgTCGGTTgacattttaaatcaaaataataataatagatggTAAAGACACGGAATTTTGTTGAGGGAGATAGTACCTTAGCAACAAAAGTTGTTTGGGATGATGAGCTGACGTTGATATTTTGTAAGCTTTGCGTGAATGAAGTCAATGCTGGTAATAGACCGACAACTCATCTAAACTCAAAAGGATTGGAAAATGTGGTTGCTCTTTTTcaagcaaaaacacaaaaaatttatggaaaactTCAATTGAAAACTAAGTGGGATACTTTAAAAAAGGAATGGAGGTTATGGAGAGAGTTGCTTAAGGAATCTACAGGTATTGGATGGTGTCCATCTAAAAAGACGGTCGATGCTACCGAAGAATGGTGGGCTGCAAAAATACAGGTTAGtgttaactttatcattattttaatgcataaagtttattgaaattaataatttacaattataaaaatcttagtataacatttaaatttaacatgttatgtaggaaaatcctgattttaaaggatttaagaagaaaggaattgaaccaCGATTGAATGAGTTAATGTGGCAAATGTTTGGTGGCATTGTAGCCACTGGAGAAAATGCATGGGCACCTTCGTCTGGTGTTCTTCCAAGTGGGATTCCTATGGGAGATGATGCACCTAATGAGGAATTTGGTGATTCAGATAAACATAGTAACGAGAATGAAGGTATTCCTCCTGATGAGGTACCATCAAAACCTTCTCATGAAATCCCTAATCGAAGAAAGCAAACACTTGGGGCTGTACAcggtaaaggaaaaaaatcaagttcaagtagaaaatcatcaagaatTACATTAACTACTCAGATCGAGAAATTGTGTGAGAGTATGGCTAGTCCAAGGAAGTCAGTGactgaaattatttttcctcacTCTCAATATACTATTTCAAATGCAATGGATGCTTTGCGTGCTTTGGGAgatgaaattccaaaaaaagaTGAACTATACTATTTTGCCACCAAAATGTTCCAAATACCGGTGAAACGAGAAGTGTTTTTGAACTTAGATCCAGATGATAGGGTTTGGTGGCTTCGATGTGAGTATGCTGAACAAAATCcaattgcatcattttcatccttggtagcaacatcctcatttcccttccaaccgtaccatcaaccacctccaccataagctccttagaattattattgtaatataactatactacttttttatatgtaaaactaatgtatgatactttttatgtttggtatttttatgctatgcttttaatcaagtttctgtgttgtatagaatgtcacgaaatattaatttattttcatttgattactttttcaggttatggatgaatttaacaatatgtataatagttttgatatgaattatgatacCCCTGAATTAAGTGAAAAAGCTCAACGAAGAATAGCCACAATTGTTACCCAATTTGAGCACAACAATTATCATGAAGAGGAAGAATATGTGTTAAGCAGTGTATTGGTACACCATGAAACTTATTTCACTATACAACCGCGTATGAATTCAAATTATACAGGTCAAATATGGGTGGACGAAGTATTAAATGGGCACGATGATCGTTGCATAAATAGTTTTAGGatgccaaaaaatatatttcacagCTTGTTGCATAATTTGCAAACAAATTATGGCTTAAAGAATGGGAAAGTATCGGCAATGGAGAAGTTAGCATTATCATTGTACATTCTTGgaaatagagaatcaaattcaaatgcaaaAGAACGATTTCAACGATCTGGGGAAACTGTTAGTAGAATTTTTACTGATATATTGCATATATTTGGTCGAATGAGAATAAACACGATTAAACCCACTGAAGGTCAATTCGAGGAAGTACCGAACCATATTCGACATGATACAAGATATTGGCCTCactttaaggtaaaatttacacaatctttatatttttaaaatataaattatttctaacttttatctcattacttgtatttattttaaaggattgtATTGGGGCCATAGATGGAACACACATAAAAGCATGCATTTCGCCTTCTTGTGAAATACCTTATACCGGACGGAAAGGTGaaccaattcaaaatattatgccagtttgtgacttcaacatgtgctttatttttgcatttcctAGTTGGGAAGGAACAGCACAtgatagtagaattttttttgcaaGCACTTAGAAAACAAGAGTTAAAGTTTCCACACCCTCCACCaggttgaactttaattttttaattaatttttacataaaaaatattaaaatttttaatttatttttaaatttgatattatgttttacttttttgtaggaaaatattatcttgtggaTTTAGGATATCCACAAATGGCAGGTTTTCTAGGTCCATATAGGGGGaatgatatcatttacctgattttcgtcgaggtaatcatcaagtatctggaaaaaaagaaatctttaatCATGCCCATTCTTCGTTACGCTCTGTGATTGAACGAACATTTGGAGTGTGGAAAAAAAATGGCCAATATTAAGAGATATTCCAAGTTATTCATTCAACAAGcaagttttaatagttattgcaacaatggttttgcataattacattcgaAGACATGCTTGGTCAAATGATGAGGATTTTCGAGAATTTGAGAATACACCCGCATGCCAGTCTCTTCAAGCCAGTTTGACGGAGGTAAGTCGAGTTCTTCTAACAGAGAAAGTGACCTTGAAATCACGATGTTAAGGGAAACCATTgcaactagtttaatgaatccatatttgtaaaaatattttgtatcataacctaatttctagtagtaatgaaacttgttatgtcttatgttactatttttttattaaaatcatccgtttagatacttcaaaatttgatccaagtataatgttactatttgtgaaaataatatttatcattgttataaaaatatttaactataaaaattaaaataattatcattttatctaataaataatttaaattaattatataattcattaaaatattagaagatacgttttaatattttattaaat
This region includes:
- the LOC105794253 gene encoding L10-interacting MYB domain-containing protein-like, with the protein product MVKTRNFVEGDSTLATKVVWDDELTLIFCKLCVNEVNAGNRPTTHLNSKGLENVVALFQAKTQKIYGKLQLKTKWDTLKKEWRLWRELLKESTGIGWCPSKKTVDATEEWWAAKIQENPDFKGFKKKGIEPRLNELMWQMFGGIVATGENAWAPSSGVLPSGIPMGDDAPNEEFGDSDKHSNENEGIPPDEVPSKPSHEIPNRRKQTLGAVHGKGKKSSSSRKSSRITLTTQIEKLCESMASPRKSVTEIIFPHSQYTISNAMDALRALGDEIPKKDELYYFATKMFQIPVKREVFLNLDPDDRVWWLRCEYAEQNPIASFSSLNGKVSAMEKLALSLYILGNRESNSNAKERFQRSGETVSRIFTDILHIFGRMRINTIKPTEGQFEEVPNHIRHDTRYWPHFKLGRNST